Proteins encoded by one window of Synergistes jonesii:
- a CDS encoding phage portal protein, which produces MLTNLDFLGNGRLWPPKSERKRLQRYRDNRLLFQGEHHEVFKEIWQRLFRVEWQLSVEIVLNWPKRLSTLWADLLIGERPSLSDSKDKENGSVYFEGLADKINLWKSAYIAAIDTSRYGDSVFKVRRDDKGNVKISVIPPEFWFPIVSPTDAKEITHHVIAWPSLKDYENPLNTDGTLHVEVHTPEAIGYREYKLPPHGGTLGAPIAESMEENTAGRMLIVHCPGLETSDTVYGMDDYDDLTSVMQELEVRFAQVAKVLDKHGDPKMYGPSSVLVKDEMTGKLKADVGDYWPVDDEESPPGYIVWNAQLEHSFTQIKGLMEQFYMLSETSPAVFGKIESGLAESGSALKRLFMAPLAKVNRVRMNFDPALREVLTIAAILDGKDENSIVPVIGWKDGLPDDEAEQVNMASTAVSAGISSKRSAMKRAFGLDDEQTDEEMRQIEAESKAEMLDSPDAPLDDGGDDNGDE; this is translated from the coding sequence ATGCTAACAAATTTAGATTTTTTAGGGAATGGGCGTCTGTGGCCGCCGAAGAGCGAACGCAAAAGATTGCAGCGCTATCGAGATAACCGGCTCCTGTTCCAGGGCGAGCATCACGAAGTGTTCAAAGAGATATGGCAGAGGCTTTTCCGCGTCGAGTGGCAGCTTTCGGTCGAGATAGTCCTTAACTGGCCGAAACGCCTAAGCACACTTTGGGCCGACTTGCTGATAGGCGAGCGCCCGTCGCTGTCGGATTCCAAGGATAAAGAAAACGGCTCCGTCTATTTCGAAGGGCTTGCCGACAAGATAAATTTATGGAAGTCGGCATATATAGCCGCAATAGATACGTCGCGCTACGGGGATTCTGTGTTCAAGGTGCGCCGGGACGATAAAGGCAACGTAAAAATATCCGTTATCCCGCCTGAATTCTGGTTCCCCATAGTTTCTCCGACAGACGCGAAAGAAATAACGCACCATGTTATAGCATGGCCGAGCCTGAAGGACTATGAAAATCCGCTTAATACAGACGGCACTCTGCATGTTGAAGTTCATACGCCGGAAGCGATAGGGTACCGCGAATATAAGCTGCCCCCGCACGGCGGCACGCTCGGCGCGCCCATAGCCGAGTCGATGGAGGAGAACACGGCGGGGCGCATGCTCATCGTACACTGCCCGGGGCTCGAAACGTCCGATACAGTATACGGCATGGACGACTACGACGATTTGACGAGCGTTATGCAGGAGCTTGAAGTCCGCTTCGCGCAGGTCGCGAAAGTGCTCGACAAACACGGAGACCCCAAGATGTACGGCCCGTCGAGCGTGTTGGTGAAGGACGAAATGACGGGCAAGCTTAAGGCGGACGTCGGCGACTATTGGCCGGTCGACGATGAAGAGTCGCCCCCTGGATATATCGTCTGGAACGCCCAGCTTGAACATTCGTTCACACAAATAAAGGGGCTTATGGAACAGTTCTATATGTTATCGGAGACGTCGCCGGCGGTTTTTGGCAAAATCGAAAGCGGGCTTGCGGAATCGGGTTCGGCTCTCAAGCGCCTTTTCATGGCGCCGCTCGCCAAAGTCAACCGCGTGCGTATGAATTTCGACCCCGCGCTGCGCGAGGTGCTTACGATCGCAGCCATACTTGACGGCAAAGACGAAAATTCTATCGTCCCTGTTATAGGCTGGAAGGACGGGCTGCCCGACGACGAAGCGGAGCAGGTCAACATGGCGTCTACTGCTGTATCGGCCGGTATATCGTCTAAGCGCAGTGCGATGAAACGCGCGTTTGGGCTTGACGATGAACAGACCGACGAAGAAATGAGGCAGATAGAGGCGGAGTCTAAGGCGGAGATGCTCGACTCGCCCGACGCGCCCCTTGACGACGGCGGCGATGATAACGGCGATGAATAG
- a CDS encoding PBSX family phage terminase large subunit — protein sequence MPKSPRVTIKFHPVYEDLFRPFRYKVYWGGRGGGKSWAIARALVAMGANRKIRVLCAREIQHSIADSVHKLLVEQIYALKLESRYKITKNAISGINGTEFIFKGLRFNVQEVKSTEGVNVCWVEEAQSVSEESWSVLIPTVREKDSEIWLSFNPLDEDDPTYQRFIVHTPPNAAVHKVNWSENPWFPDVLRQEMEYLKRVDYEAYLHIWEGEVRRISDAIIFRGKYVVEPFDTPRNVRFFHGADWGFAQDPTTLVRCFVDGKKLYIDREAYGIGVELDETAQLFDSIDTARSWPIKADAARPETISYMKKQGFNISGAKKWQGCVEDGIAHIKGFEKVVIHPRCKHTIDEFNHYSYKVDSQTGDVLPIVLDKNNHCLVAGTLIMTEQGEKPIEEITTNDKVLTRRGYKPVLWAGASGHNCRVYKITTDKGNFIVGTKEHKVWTKRGFCAIADLCPEDEVLICQRSRANISKADFAVTTAKANGGGIITLTILSKIVSFAERNLQQTNIAMSDFAVGRVQTITSGGCASKVYDLTVADCHEFFANGILVHNCVDAIRYSLDGYIRKRNQHYGSIEKPAGW from the coding sequence ATGCCTAAGAGCCCCCGAGTAACAATCAAATTTCACCCCGTGTATGAAGACCTGTTCCGCCCTTTCCGATATAAGGTTTACTGGGGAGGCCGCGGCGGTGGGAAAAGTTGGGCCATAGCGCGCGCCCTCGTCGCCATGGGGGCAAATAGAAAAATCCGCGTACTTTGCGCCCGTGAGATACAGCACTCCATTGCCGATTCCGTGCACAAGCTGCTCGTTGAACAAATATATGCGCTGAAATTGGAAAGCAGATACAAGATAACAAAAAATGCGATTTCGGGCATAAATGGAACGGAGTTCATTTTCAAGGGGCTGCGATTTAATGTGCAGGAAGTGAAATCGACCGAAGGTGTAAATGTGTGCTGGGTCGAGGAGGCTCAATCCGTATCCGAAGAGTCATGGAGCGTGTTGATTCCTACGGTGCGCGAAAAAGACTCGGAGATATGGCTATCCTTTAACCCACTGGACGAAGACGACCCGACATATCAGCGTTTTATCGTACATACGCCGCCAAACGCAGCGGTCCATAAGGTCAATTGGTCAGAAAATCCGTGGTTTCCAGACGTGTTGCGGCAGGAGATGGAATATCTCAAGAGAGTCGATTATGAAGCCTATCTCCATATCTGGGAGGGCGAGGTGCGTCGAATCTCGGATGCCATCATTTTCCGCGGTAAATATGTCGTCGAGCCTTTCGACACGCCGCGAAACGTCCGTTTTTTCCATGGGGCCGACTGGGGCTTCGCTCAAGACCCTACTACGTTGGTGCGGTGTTTTGTAGACGGTAAAAAGCTTTACATCGACAGAGAAGCATACGGTATCGGCGTAGAACTTGATGAAACGGCGCAGCTTTTCGACAGCATAGATACGGCGCGAAGCTGGCCTATCAAAGCGGACGCGGCGCGACCGGAAACTATAAGTTATATGAAAAAGCAGGGATTCAACATCTCTGGGGCAAAAAAATGGCAGGGTTGCGTCGAAGACGGCATCGCCCACATCAAGGGATTTGAAAAGGTAGTCATTCACCCGCGCTGTAAGCATACGATCGATGAATTCAACCACTATTCGTACAAGGTGGACAGCCAAACCGGCGATGTCCTGCCTATCGTGTTAGACAAGAATAATCATTGCCTTGTTGCCGGAACGCTTATCATGACTGAACAGGGCGAAAAGCCTATCGAAGAAATTACTACCAACGATAAGGTATTAACACGTCGGGGCTATAAGCCCGTGCTTTGGGCGGGCGCATCAGGCCATAATTGCCGAGTTTACAAAATAACAACGGATAAAGGCAATTTTATAGTAGGAACAAAAGAGCATAAGGTATGGACAAAACGCGGGTTCTGCGCAATAGCGGACTTATGCCCCGAAGACGAGGTGCTTATATGTCAGAGGTCAAGAGCGAATATATCGAAAGCCGATTTTGCAGTAACAACTGCAAAAGCCAATGGAGGCGGAATAATCACATTGACGATATTGTCAAAAATTGTGAGTTTTGCGGAAAGGAATTTACAACAAACAAATATAGCAATGTCCGATTTTGCAGTAGGTCGTGTGCAAACTATTACAAGTGGCGGCTGTGCAAGTAAGGTTTATGACCTTACAGTGGCGGATTGCCACGAATTTTTTGCAAACGGAATACTTGTCCATAATTGCGTCGATGCAATCCGCTATAGCCTCGACGGCTATATCAGAAAGAGAAATCAGCATTATGGAAGTATAGAAAAGCCGGCCGGTTGGTAG
- a CDS encoding ParB N-terminal domain-containing protein yields the protein MMAKATIKKKLIAHAETIPDVRILPISEVHINPDNPKKPLSADRKKGLNTNLDKFGMCSPILVAPHPDLEGEFIILDGNTRYEEMTKRGHGKVPVQVLSHIKTWEEIKEFVITYDRNVKAYNEDMVEAQLRELVAAGEDIDMLASLANIPNLEDLLSGEAATNEAAYVDTLSVEEQDSLLITGPKSAIDAIKQMVKKIKGKADNAVKLQKVLTELNAALPEDEEELILLFLIIAAHLSGALTKTIIPFISREQKDVVFRKVQEFIAHERLTGDFAVSRAIEYMIADYEIGT from the coding sequence TTGATGGCCAAGGCGACAATCAAGAAAAAGCTTATAGCTCATGCGGAGACAATACCCGACGTCCGCATCCTTCCGATTTCGGAAGTGCATATAAACCCTGACAACCCGAAGAAGCCGCTCTCGGCAGACCGCAAGAAGGGGTTAAATACAAACCTTGACAAGTTCGGCATGTGCTCACCGATTCTTGTCGCGCCCCACCCTGATTTGGAGGGTGAATTTATTATCCTTGACGGCAACACCCGCTACGAAGAAATGACCAAGCGCGGGCACGGCAAGGTCCCCGTGCAGGTTTTATCGCACATAAAAACATGGGAAGAGATCAAAGAGTTCGTCATCACGTATGACCGCAACGTCAAAGCATACAACGAAGACATGGTCGAGGCTCAACTGCGCGAATTAGTTGCGGCAGGCGAGGATATTGATATGCTGGCGAGTCTGGCGAATATCCCCAACCTTGAAGACCTGTTATCCGGCGAAGCTGCGACAAACGAAGCGGCTTATGTCGATACGTTGTCGGTTGAAGAGCAGGACTCATTGCTGATAACCGGCCCGAAGTCGGCGATAGACGCTATCAAGCAGATGGTGAAGAAAATCAAAGGCAAGGCAGACAACGCCGTAAAGCTGCAAAAAGTGCTGACGGAATTGAATGCGGCGCTGCCGGAAGACGAAGAAGAATTGATTCTGCTGTTTCTTATAATCGCGGCGCACCTGTCGGGCGCGCTGACGAAAACGATAATCCCGTTTATTTCGAGAGAGCAAAAGGACGTTGTATTCAGAAAGGTACAAGAGTTTATCGCGCACGAGAGATTAACGGGCGATTTTGCTGTCAGCAGGGCTATTGAATACATGATTGCTGATTATGAGATAGGCACATAG
- a CDS encoding SPL family radical SAM protein — translation MFSFDFNDNPVKLYGIWPQTPFPVEVSIYGVCSNQCFYCFSNLNRAAAGRKPHEKNPIEKVIAGMENAMSDAKNPVGYFLRNKYPVCFSNTTDPFMREEKIYRCTEAFLKYAKKRGLPLWIQTKGNVLVEEFDRYADLIVPGKDAVYITLTTLDDDVSRKIEPGAPVSTARLELVRKLSDRGIPVVVACNPYLEDWAGDADAYCVAVKAAGARGVWLEQLHFSGRQAEEIASAYRGYVQKANVFPMFHVKRLKAWYAATEYNGLDFFPSPYWDSYFGDRAMFPECADPAWFGEAAKLFTVNFDFVRRIHESSLNGAPVYGPDFEVTKGARPVAFSWRPVEEFFKEIGLENPILKTAPFWVPFNAKQVADHREFRARLGDEAPLYEILRYFFNHPEDCPNFLWYAAMGQILTDFDTNTYPTNSSGDRIYVYDPSTRHHGEREHDLSTYMRKRSDYVHL, via the coding sequence TTGTTTTCGTTCGATTTCAACGACAACCCCGTGAAGCTCTACGGCATATGGCCGCAAACGCCGTTCCCCGTAGAGGTCAGTATCTATGGAGTGTGCAGCAATCAATGCTTTTATTGCTTCTCCAACCTCAATAGGGCCGCGGCGGGGCGTAAGCCGCACGAGAAAAATCCAATCGAAAAGGTTATCGCGGGAATGGAGAATGCGATGTCCGACGCGAAAAACCCAGTCGGGTATTTCTTGCGCAATAAGTATCCGGTTTGTTTTTCGAACACAACGGACCCGTTCATGCGCGAAGAGAAAATATATCGCTGCACGGAGGCGTTTTTGAAGTACGCGAAGAAGCGCGGACTTCCCCTTTGGATTCAGACGAAGGGGAATGTGCTCGTGGAAGAATTCGACCGCTACGCCGACCTTATCGTCCCGGGAAAAGACGCGGTCTACATCACGTTGACTACGCTGGACGACGATGTCTCGCGCAAAATAGAGCCCGGCGCGCCCGTTTCGACGGCGCGCCTCGAGCTCGTTCGCAAACTGTCGGATAGGGGTATTCCCGTAGTCGTCGCCTGCAACCCGTATCTCGAGGATTGGGCCGGAGACGCGGATGCATACTGCGTGGCGGTCAAGGCGGCCGGCGCGCGCGGCGTCTGGTTGGAGCAGTTGCACTTTTCCGGCAGACAGGCGGAAGAGATTGCGTCTGCATACAGAGGATACGTCCAAAAGGCGAACGTCTTTCCGATGTTCCACGTCAAACGGCTCAAAGCGTGGTACGCCGCAACGGAATATAACGGGCTGGACTTTTTCCCGTCGCCGTATTGGGATTCGTATTTCGGCGACAGAGCGATGTTCCCCGAATGCGCAGACCCCGCATGGTTTGGCGAGGCGGCGAAATTGTTCACGGTAAATTTCGATTTTGTCCGCCGGATACACGAGTCCAGTCTGAACGGAGCGCCTGTGTACGGGCCAGATTTCGAGGTCACGAAGGGCGCGCGCCCCGTGGCGTTTTCGTGGCGCCCGGTCGAAGAGTTTTTTAAAGAAATTGGGCTTGAAAATCCAATATTAAAGACGGCCCCGTTCTGGGTGCCGTTCAACGCGAAACAGGTTGCGGACCATAGAGAGTTCCGCGCGCGGCTGGGTGATGAAGCGCCGCTATATGAGATACTGCGGTATTTCTTCAATCACCCCGAAGATTGTCCCAATTTCCTGTGGTATGCAGCAATGGGGCAGATTTTGACGGATTTCGATACGAACACTTATCCGACGAACAGTTCAGGAGATCGTATCTATGTATACGACCCGTCCACTCGGCATCACGGGGAACGGGAGCACGATTTGAGTACATACATGAGAAAACGAAGCGATTATGTACATCTTTGA
- a CDS encoding VRR-NUC domain-containing protein — MPRSMPSSDGCPSEHLEQVQLVAMVEAAYPREAAMLFAIPNGGDRNVLVAVKLKKEGVRRGVPDMFLALPRGGWHGLFIEMKRRRGGVVSREQKEYIAALNAAGYRACVCRGCDEAFEAIRNYLK; from the coding sequence ATGCCGAGGAGCATGCCGTCGTCTGACGGCTGCCCCTCCGAGCATCTCGAACAGGTGCAGCTCGTGGCCATGGTGGAAGCGGCCTACCCGCGCGAGGCGGCCATGCTCTTCGCCATACCCAACGGCGGAGACAGGAACGTATTAGTGGCCGTGAAGCTGAAAAAAGAGGGCGTCCGCCGCGGCGTGCCGGACATGTTTCTGGCACTGCCGCGCGGAGGCTGGCACGGGCTGTTCATAGAGATGAAGCGCAGGCGCGGCGGGGTCGTTTCGAGGGAACAGAAAGAATACATAGCGGCGCTGAACGCGGCCGGCTACCGCGCCTGCGTATGTAGGGGCTGCGATGAGGCGTTCGAGGCGATCAGGAATTATTTGAAATAA
- a CDS encoding DUF3850 domain-containing protein: MQTHHLKLDKYYWDAVKSGEKSFEVRRDDRGLQKGDRLCLHKYDCSDDNGGHSSYYEGRYIQTIGDYETRTKEEYESDKMFAEITYILTGGQHGIEPGYVVLGIKLLKEHNDGNN, translated from the coding sequence ATGCAGACACATCACCTGAAGCTTGATAAATACTATTGGGACGCGGTCAAGAGCGGCGAGAAGTCATTTGAGGTACGCAGAGACGACAGGGGGCTTCAGAAAGGCGACCGTCTATGCCTCCACAAATACGACTGTTCTGATGACAACGGCGGGCACTCCTCCTATTATGAGGGCAGGTATATTCAGACTATCGGGGATTATGAAACGCGTACAAAAGAAGAATACGAATCAGACAAGATGTTCGCAGAAATCACCTACATACTTACCGGCGGGCAACACGGCATCGAGCCCGGGTATGTGGTCTTGGGGATAAAGCTGTTAAAGGAGCATAACGATGGCAATAATTAA
- a CDS encoding class I SAM-dependent methyltransferase, with the protein MPKILDACCGAKMFWFDRENPDVVYMDERRLETTLCDGRTLIIEPDVVGDFRRMPFPDGTFSLVVFDPPHLVKAGAKSWLALKYGVLGNDWREDLRKGFAECFRVLRPDGVLVFKWSEAQVPLKEILPLAGHKALFGERRSRKHWVVFMKGDEEK; encoded by the coding sequence ATGCCTAAAATCCTCGACGCTTGTTGCGGAGCGAAAATGTTCTGGTTCGACCGCGAAAACCCCGACGTCGTCTACATGGACGAGCGCCGGCTCGAAACGACGCTCTGCGACGGGCGCACGCTGATAATCGAACCCGACGTCGTAGGCGACTTCCGGCGGATGCCGTTCCCAGACGGGACGTTCAGCTTAGTGGTATTCGATCCGCCGCACCTTGTCAAAGCCGGCGCCAAGTCATGGCTGGCGCTGAAATACGGAGTGCTCGGGAACGACTGGCGCGAAGATTTGCGCAAGGGCTTCGCTGAATGTTTCCGTGTACTTCGACCGGACGGCGTCCTCGTCTTCAAGTGGAGCGAAGCGCAGGTCCCGCTGAAAGAGATATTGCCGCTTGCCGGACATAAGGCGCTTTTCGGCGAACGAAGAAGTCGCAAACACTGGGTTGTGTTTATGAAGGGAGACGAAGAAAAATGA
- a CDS encoding DNA cytosine methyltransferase, with the protein MKALSLFSGIGGLDLAAEAAGIETAAFCEKDPFCRRVLAERWPDIPIHDDVFTLRGEDIADTIDVIHGGFPCQPFSVAGRQRGRDDERYLWPEFSRLVGELEPLWVVAENVPGIFTDDVAGDVCADLERRGYSVGIWCYEAAAVGAPHRRMRVFFVGIRESMADACEERQQRGCEPGIYGEAPKEPTVEQFAGRGLGAMWATPTSCGNNNRAGAGPHSGDGLATQIKREEASGGVLNPAWVEQLMGFPEGWTDLDVDEPRPRRGWPAPMGMGMWGTPNAAPCGMTAKTSGRPIEKSTHLETQVYCAGMEPYGAPRAQAGQYPYEFPRTVKGSKRRVERLKALGNAVVPQQAYPIFRAIAEMDGLERSSVNA; encoded by the coding sequence ATGAAAGCGCTGTCGCTCTTCTCTGGAATCGGCGGGCTCGATTTGGCGGCCGAAGCGGCGGGGATAGAAACGGCCGCCTTCTGCGAAAAAGACCCGTTCTGCCGGCGGGTGCTCGCCGAGCGCTGGCCGGACATACCGATCCATGACGACGTATTTACGCTGAGAGGTGAAGACATTGCCGATACAATCGACGTTATTCACGGGGGGTTCCCGTGCCAGCCGTTCTCCGTGGCTGGACGGCAGCGAGGACGGGACGACGAGCGATATTTATGGCCGGAATTTTCGCGCCTGGTCGGAGAGCTTGAGCCTCTTTGGGTCGTTGCTGAAAACGTACCTGGAATATTCACGGACGACGTCGCCGGAGACGTTTGTGCGGACTTGGAGCGCCGCGGCTACTCCGTCGGGATATGGTGTTATGAAGCTGCGGCTGTCGGAGCGCCGCACAGGAGGATGCGCGTATTCTTCGTCGGGATACGGGAAAGTATGGCCGACGCCTGTGAAGAGCGACAACAACGGGGCTGCGAGCCTGGAATCTATGGAGAAGCGCCGAAAGAACCCACTGTCGAACAGTTTGCGGGACGCGGTCTCGGCGCAATGTGGGCCACGCCGACGTCCTGTGGAAACAACAACCGAGCCGGAGCGGGCCCCCACAGCGGAGACGGGCTCGCGACGCAGATAAAGCGGGAAGAAGCCTCGGGCGGGGTCCTCAACCCCGCCTGGGTAGAGCAGCTCATGGGTTTTCCCGAAGGCTGGACGGACCTCGACGTCGACGAGCCGCGTCCGAGGCGGGGCTGGCCCGCGCCGATGGGCATGGGAATGTGGGGCACCCCGAACGCGGCTCCCTGCGGCATGACGGCGAAGACGTCGGGGCGCCCGATCGAGAAAAGCACGCACCTCGAAACGCAGGTATATTGCGCGGGAATGGAGCCATATGGCGCGCCTCGCGCCCAAGCCGGCCAATACCCCTACGAATTCCCGCGCACGGTGAAAGGCAGCAAACGCCGGGTCGAACGCCTGAAAGCCTTAGGCAACGCAGTAGTCCCGCAGCAGGCGTACCCGATATTTCGGGCGATAGCGGAAATGGACGGGTTAGAAAGGAGCAGCGTAAATGCCTAA
- a CDS encoding DUF2188 domain-containing protein, which translates to MDGKWIYNDDESGVWNKCDEEYDTREEAIAAGREAAKEHGWTDLFVARMKAVAPEINIDAHEILNNAACELNDRYGYCIELGESFLSSITDTELSLLQEMLDATVVEWRKKINYQSKMFICCEVEQIPLGEGE; encoded by the coding sequence ATGGACGGGAAATGGATATACAACGACGACGAAAGCGGCGTTTGGAACAAATGCGATGAAGAGTATGACACGCGTGAAGAAGCAATAGCCGCGGGCAGGGAGGCGGCTAAAGAGCATGGCTGGACCGATTTGTTTGTAGCTCGTATGAAAGCTGTAGCGCCCGAAATAAACATCGACGCCCACGAAATACTCAACAATGCCGCCTGTGAACTTAATGACAGATACGGCTACTGTATAGAACTCGGAGAATCTTTTTTGTCAAGCATCACGGATACGGAGCTCTCTTTGTTGCAGGAAATGCTGGACGCCACGGTGGTGGAATGGCGAAAGAAGATAAATTACCAATCCAAGATGTTTATCTGCTGCGAGGTAGAGCAAATACCGCTTGGCGAGGGTGAATAA
- a CDS encoding YopX family protein, which produces MREILFRGHDTESWRFGEFAYTTDGKTAITNTEEQLPLRFKTATVVDPDSVGQYTGFNDAQGNEIFEGDIISFPDWVTDEFGDFVPVKNIARVIFNTVSGAWEIEDPLHRRGSISPMLSLLPRDGLKVIGNMFENAEMLKGEAK; this is translated from the coding sequence ATGCGGGAAATACTGTTCAGGGGGCATGACACAGAAAGCTGGCGGTTTGGCGAGTTCGCTTATACGACAGACGGAAAAACGGCTATAACCAACACAGAAGAGCAACTTCCGTTACGTTTTAAGACGGCAACGGTTGTAGACCCCGACAGCGTCGGACAATACACAGGATTTAACGACGCGCAGGGCAATGAAATATTCGAAGGCGACATAATCAGCTTCCCAGACTGGGTGACTGACGAATTCGGTGACTTCGTGCCGGTGAAAAACATAGCGCGCGTAATATTCAACACCGTCTCCGGCGCGTGGGAGATAGAAGACCCTCTGCATCGGCGCGGCTCCATAAGCCCGATGCTGAGCCTGCTGCCGAGGGACGGGCTGAAAGTCATCGGGAACATGTTCGAAAACGCAGAAATGCTGAAAGGAGAAGCGAAATGA
- a CDS encoding single-stranded DNA-binding protein, with product MSRDFNKAILLGRLARDPDVRFTPNKQKTARITLCCGKQWKNKVTGEMQSHTDFITVTAWSGTAEILEKYTKKGSQILVEGHIATRDYDDAKTGQHKWVFEVVADSIVLLSGGQQGVSAGGGGGYSSAPQGDGGNVKSDAADAAGGSYFDDDFPLDFSDIESGAGDPEIPF from the coding sequence ATGTCAAGAGATTTCAACAAAGCCATATTACTCGGCCGATTGGCGCGCGACCCAGACGTCCGCTTCACGCCGAACAAACAGAAAACGGCGCGCATAACACTCTGCTGCGGCAAGCAGTGGAAGAACAAAGTCACGGGCGAAATGCAGAGCCACACGGATTTCATCACCGTGACCGCGTGGAGCGGTACGGCGGAAATACTTGAAAAATACACGAAGAAGGGCAGTCAGATACTTGTCGAGGGGCATATCGCAACGCGCGACTACGACGACGCCAAGACTGGACAGCACAAGTGGGTGTTCGAAGTCGTGGCCGACAGCATCGTCCTGCTCAGCGGCGGGCAGCAGGGCGTAAGCGCGGGCGGCGGTGGCGGATATTCCAGCGCGCCGCAGGGCGACGGCGGGAACGTAAAAAGCGATGCAGCAGATGCGGCCGGCGGCAGCTACTTCGACGACGACTTCCCGCTTGATTTCTCCGACATAGAGTCTGGCGCGGGCGACCCGGAAATACCGTTCTAA